GAATAACCCTTATGCTGCAGGCGGCATTGTAAGCGCCGCCGCGCTCCGCTATGCGTTGCGCGACAACAAGAGACGTTTTGAAAACGTCCCGATCATCAGAGCGAACAACCAAGGAAATTGGCATGTCGGCAACGTCCACCAGCCGGACAGAAACGCGCGAACCCATCGCCGCCGAAATTTTTCTCAAGACCTTGTCGGACCATGGCGTTGATTATCTTTTCGCCAATCCTGGCACGGACTTTCCGGCAATCGTTGAAGCGTTCACACGCGCACGCACCAGCAACGCCAAATTTCCGCAGCCGGTGCTGGTGCCGCATGAGAATCTCGCGGTGGCGATGGCGCATGGCGCCTATCTGATGAATGGCCGTCCGCAGGCGGTGATGGTGCATGTCAATGTCGGCACCGGCAATACGATCAACAACATCACCAATCTGTCGCGCGATCGCGCGCCGGTGATCCTGGCCGCTGGGCGGACGCCTTTCACGGAGAAGGGCGAATTCGGATCGCGGACCCGCTCGATTCATTGGGCGCAGGAAATGTTCGACCAGGCCGGCATGCTGCGCGAACTGGTGAAGTGGGATTATGAACTGAAGATGCCCGAGCAGGTGGCTGACGTCACCGCCCGCGCTTATGAAATGGCGATGACGTCGCCACGCGGCCCGGTTTATCTCGTGCTGCCGCGCGAACCGATCTCGGCGAGTGTTCCTGCCGATCTCGCAACCGCGCCGCGGCAATTGCCGGCGCCGGCCTATCCCGATCCCCGCGCCATCGAAACGCTGGCGGAGATGATTGCAACATCGCAATCGCCGCTGATCATCACTTCATCGGAGGGCGATCCGCGCGCCGTCGCCGCCTTGTCGAAGCTTGCCGAGCGTTATGCGCTTCCGGTCGTTGCCCATAATGCCCGCGTGGTGACGCTGCCGACCCATCATCCGATGCTGGTCGGTTTCGATTCCGGTCCGCTTGTCCCCGAGGCCGATCTGATCATCAACGCCGAATGCGACGCGCCGTGGTATCCGGCCTTCGACAAGATGAAAGGTGATTGCAAGGTCGCGCATATCGGTGAAGACCCGGTCTATCAACGCTATCCGATGCGCTCTTTCCAGAGCGATCTGTCGATCGGTTCGCGTTCAGGGATTGTTTTCGAAGCGCTGGACAAGGCGCTGGAGAAGCATCTGCCGTCGATGGCCGCCGGCATCGAGGCGCGCCGCAAGAAGGCCGCCGAACGCATCAAGGCGCGGCAGGAGCGCGTTGCCAAGGAAGCGAAAGGTGCGCCGGACAAGATCACCCCGCAATATCTCAGCCATTGCATCGGCGAAGCCTTCGGCTCCGATGCGGTGATCTTCAACGAATATCCGCTCAGCATCGAACATTGCGGCCGTGAGAAGCCGGAAACGTTCTTCGGCCTCGGACCGGCCGGCGGTCTCGGCTGGGGCCTCGGCGCCGCGATCGGCGCAAAGCTTGCGGCGCCGGAGAAGCTGATTGTCGCAACGCTCGGCGACGGCAGCTACATGTTCTCCAATCCGACCGTCTGTCACTGGGTGCAGGACAAGTTCAAGCTGCCGGTGCTGTCGATCATCTTCAACAACAGCCGCTATGGCGCGGTGCGCAAGGCGACGCTGTCGATGTTCAAGGATGGTGCCGCCGGTGAAGACGATGGCCGCTTCCTTGCCGATCTCGATCCGAGCCCGCCGTTCGATGAATTCGTCACCGCGCAAGGCGGCTATGGCGAGCGCGTCGAACGTCCCGAGGATGTGCCGGCCGCGCTGCTTCGCGCCCGCGATGCCGTCATGAAGGAAGGCCGTCAGGCCTTGCTGAATGTCATCACGCCGTACTGATACCTGTTCCGGGAATCAAGGCAACACAACAAAGACCGTTCGTCCCCGCGAAAGCGGGGACCCAGACCTTGAAAGAACTGGATTCCCGCCTTCGCGGGAATGAGCGGAGTGTGTTGAAGCACTTGCCGCTCAAGCGAAAGATTTAAGTTCTCTGCCTGAAAGGAATGCCCCATGCGTATCGACGCCTTCAATCACTTCTTTCCGAAGAAATATTTCGAAGCGCTGCAGAACAGCGGACTGCCGGATATCGGCAAGCGCTCGACCAATATCCCGGCGATCTACGATCTCGACGTGCGCCGCAAGATCATCGACTCCTTCCCGGACTACAAGCAGATCCTCTCACTCGCCGCGCCGACGCTGGAGCAATTGTCCAAGGGCGATCCCGACCTTGCGGTCGAATATGCCAAGATCGGCAATGACGGCATGGCCGAGCTTTGCGAGAAATATCCCGACCACTTTGCCGGCTTCATCGCGCAGGCGCCGCTGACCGCGCGGGATGCCGGCGTTGGCGAAACCGAACGTGCGATCAAGGAACTCGGGGCCTGCGGCGCGCAGATCTACACCAATGTCAACGGCAAGCCGGTCGACCGCCCGGAATTCCGGCCGTTCTTCGCGGCCATGGAGAAGCTCGACAAGCCGATCTGGACCCATCCGGCGCGTGCCGCCAATTTCCCGGATTATCTCGACGAGAAGAAATCGCTGTACGAGATCTGGTGGGCGTTCGGTTGGGCCTACGAGACTGCGGCGATGATGGCGCGTCTCGTGTTCTCGAAGATCATGGACGATCACCCGGACCTGAAAGTGGTGGTGCATCACTTCGGCTCGATCGTGCCGACGCTGGAAGGCCGTGTCGGTCCGGGCTGGGACCAGCTTGGCACACGCACCTCCGACGAGGATTACGGCGCGCTGCTGAAGAGCCTGAAGAAGCGTCCGCTCGATTACTTCAAGCACAGCTTCTATCCGGACACCGCGACCTTCACCTCCGAAGGCGCGATGAAGCTCGGCTTCGGCTTCTTCGATTTCGACAAGGTCATCTTCGCGTCCGACTGCCCGTTCGATCCGGAGAAGGGCACGATGTATATCCGCGAGACCATCCGCATCCTCGACGATTACGGAATGCCGAAGGCCGATCTCGACAAGGTCTATTACAAGAACCTCGAGAGAATTACCGGCAAGACATTCGTGAAATAAGGCGGCTCGGGCTTATTTCCGGCCGGAGGAATCGGACTTCTACGAGCATTTCGCCGGGGATTTATCCCCGGCGATTTCTTTTTCACGGGAGGGTTTGCTAGACAGCAGACCATGGACGCCCAGCACAGACCACCGCAGCCGCCCGCGGGCGAGAATGCCCGCGTCACGCCGATGATGGAGCAATTCATCGAGATCAAGGCGGCCAATCCGGACTGTCTGCTGTTTTACCGGATGGGGGATTTCTACGAACTGTTCTTCGAGGATGCGGAGATCGCTTCGCGCGCGCTCGGCATTGTTTTGACCAAGCGCGGCAAGCACTTAGGCAACGATATCCCGATGTGCGGGGTGCCGGTCGAGCGCTCCGACGAATACCTGCACCGGCTGATCGCCTTGGGGCATAGAGTCGCCGTCTGCGAGCAGCTGGAGGATCCGGCGGAAGCAAAAAAGCGCGGCGGCAAAAGCGTGGTCCAGCGCGGCGTCGTGCGCCTCGTCACGCCCGGAACGCTTACCGAAGACACGCTGCTCGACGCAAAGCGCAACAATTATCTGCTGGCGCTGGCCTCAACACGCCCGTCCTCGGACACAGAGTATCGCCGCTTCGCCCTCGCCTGGATCGACATCTCGACCGGCGAATTCCGCGTCACTGAATGCGACAATGGCAGCCTTTCCGCCGAAATCGCCCGCATCGATCCGGGTGAAATCGTCGTCTCCGATGCCCTCTATTCCGATGAAGATATCTCCCCGCTGCTGCGGCAATTCGAACATGTTATGCCCCTCACCCGCGACGTCTTCGACGGCGCAACGGCCGAGCGGCGGCTGTCGGATTATTTCAGCGTCGCCACCACGGAAAGTTTCGGGTCCCTATCTCGCGTTGAATTGACGGCGGCCGCCGCCTGCGTGACCTATGTCGAACGCACGCAATTCGGTAAACGCCCGCCCTTATCCCCGCCGCTCCGCGAAAGCGCCGGTGCTTCGCTCGCCATCGACGCCGCAACCCGCGCCAACCTCGAATTGCTGCGGACATTGTCCGGCGAACGGCGCGGCTCGTTATTCTCCGCCATCGACCGCACCGTCACATCGGCCGGATCGCGCCTGCTGGCGCAGCATCTCGCCGCCCCGCTGACCGATCCCGATGCTATTTCGCATCGCCTTGATGCGGTTGAATTTTTCACATCGGATCCCCCCATTCGCAGCGATATCCGCGACCAGTTGAAGGCTGCTCCCGATCTCGCGCGCGCATTGACCCGCCTTGTCGTCGGGCGCGGCGGTCCGCGCGATCTGGCCGCCATCCGCGATGGACTCGCGGCGAGCGACGCGCTCGGATCGCGCTTGTCCAAAATGCCCGATATGCCCGCAGATCTCGCACGAGCAGCGAATGGATTGCGGCAACCATCGCAAAGCCTGCTTCACGATTTATCCGCGGCCTTGGCCGACGAATTGCCCGCGTTCAAGCGCGACGGCGGCTTTATCCGCAGCGGCTACGACACGGCGCTCGACGAGACACGGGCGCTGCGCGATCAATCCCGCAAGGTGATCGCCGAATTGCAGGCGCGCTATGCCGACGAGACCGGCCTGAAGGCGCTGAAAATCAAGCACAATAATGTGCTCGGCTATTTCGTCGAAGTGACCGCCCAGCACGGCGAAAAGCTGATGGCACCGCCGCTCAACGCGCGCTTCATCCATCGCCAGACACTGGCCGGTCAGGTGCGCTTCACCACCACCGAGCTCGGCGAACTCGAAGCGAAAATTGTCAGCGCGGCCGATCGCGTCCTTGGTCTTGAGCTAGAAATATTCGAACGATTGACGCGGGATATCACCAGCGATGGCGATAATATCAAGGCCGCGGCCGAAGCATTAGCTACCCTCGACATCGCGTCAGGATTGGCGACGCTGGCAGTCGAACGTGACTACACGCGCCCGCACATTGACCGTTCGCTTGTCTTCACCATCGATGGCGGCCGGCATCCGGTCGTTGAACAAAGCATCAGCGAGCCGTTCATCGCCAACGACTGCGATCTGTCACCACCGCCGCATGCGGGGGACGGCGCGACCGGGGCTGGGCGCATCTGGCTGCTGACCGGCCCCAATATGGCGGGTAAATCGACATTCCTACGGCAAAATGCGCTGATCGCCATTCTTGCGCAGATGGGAAGTTTTGTTCCGGCGCGGCAGGCCCGCATTGGTGTGATCGACCGGCTGTTCTCGCGCGTCGGCGCCGCCGATGACCTTGCGCGCGGCCGATCCACCTTCATGGTGGAAATGGTGGAAACCGCGGCCATTCTCAATCAGGCCAGTGAACGCTCGCTGGTGATCCTTGACGAAATCGGCCGCGGCACCGCCACTTTCGACGGTCTTTCCATCGCGTGGGCGAGCGTCGAGCATCTGCACGAAGTCAATCGCTGCCGTTCACTCTTCGCCACGCATTTTCATGAACTCACGGCGCTCGCCGCCAAGATGCCGCGCATTCACAACGCGACCATGCGCGTGAAGGAATGGCAGGGCGATGTCGTGTTCCTGCACGAAGTCATGGCCGGTGCGGCCGATCGTTCCTATGGCATCCAGGTGGCGAAACTCGCAGGTCTCCCGGCCAGTGTGATTGAACGCGCCAAGGTCGTGCTCGCCGAGCTCGAAGCCGATGATCGCGGCAAGCCGGCGTTGCGAGGCTTCGAAGACCTGCCTCTGTTTCAGGCCGTCAAGCAAGCGCAGCCCCCGGCACAGGACGATGCGCCGAGCGCGGTCATTGCAGCACTCAATGCGCTGCACCCGGACGAGATGTCGCCGCGACAGGCGATGGACGCTCTCTATGCTCTGAAGCAGACGCTCGCAGATAAAACAAAATAACCCGCCGCTCTATCTGGCTTCATTCCAGCGGCATGCTGGTCACAAATCGCGTCCGCCTGACCCAGAGAAAAGCGTTCCACGCGAGCGACGCCAGCAACCCCAACCCGAGCGCCCACCACACGCCGGTCACCGGTGTCAAAAAGTGGACGATCACAAAGACTAAAATGAGCCCAAGCATCGGCACCTGGGCATGGGCGATGACATTGGAGGTCGCCTTGCCACCGATGCGCGTATGCAGGATGATGATGAAGCTCGACATCGCCATCGGAAACACCGCGAAAAGGCCGGACGCAAATGGTCCGATGGAGTGGCTCACAGTGGTCACGAGGATCACGAAAAGCGACACCAGCGCGGCACGCACGGGGATGTCGTAAGGATTCGGTGTCGTTTCCGGCTTGGACACCGATGCTGCGCGTGCACGCGCAGTCACGCTGATGGTGATCGTCACCACAATCGCATTCAGGATGATCGCGCCCCAGATTCCCCAATCCACGAACCGCAGAAGCGACGCCACGGCAAACCACGCCAGCAGCGCACTCCCGAGACTGACGACGAGAGATCGCTTCTGGGCCAGCAATGCATAGGCCGCGGCGAAGATGACACCCGCGGCATTGCCGGCAAGACTGCCAATCGCGGAATGAGAAATGAATTCAGGCGTATGTTCCAGCGCCAGGATGATGTAGGCCGCGCCGACCGAGGTCGGCAGCGAGGCGATCATGGCGCCGAGAAAAGGGCCTCCACGCTCCACGATCAGCGATGCCGTGACGATGATTGTCGCCGTCAGCGCCGCTTTGAGGACAAGCGAGAGCCAGAAATAATCGACAGGAGACATGGCGGGGAAAGCACCGGTGCTCCCCGGCATGAGGGGATGCTTTTTCGCGTAAGGGTTGCGGAAATTCCGCCATGCCTGTAGCGAACTTCGCGGCGCGCGCCTAGAGCCTCACCCCCGATTCTGTGGCAAAGAATGCCTGCCTTACCAAAATTTGATAGCACCCCACCCGTTGGGGCGCGATTACACTATAAACCTGTTCCAAAAAGGGATTAGCCGCGCTTGAGCGACACGGCGACTGACGGGCCGGCTTTGATCGTCTGATACACAACACAATACCGTTCGGTCAGCTTCAGCAACTGATCGAGCTTCTCCTGCGGCGCATCAGTATCAACATCGAATGTCAGGCGGATTTCGCGGAAACCGACCGGGGCGTCCTTCGCCACACCCAGCGTGCCGCGGAAATCGAGATCGCCTTCAGCCGAAACCCGTCCGGACTTCAGCGGAATATCCAGCGCCGTCGCGACGGCCTTCAATGTGACGCCGGCACAGGCCACGAGCGCTTCCAGCAGCATATCGCCGGAGCAAAGTTCCATACCCGAGCCACCGGTGGCAGGATGCAGACCCGCTATAGCCAGCGCCCGGCCGGTCTCGACCTTGCAGGCGATGTTGGTATCGTCGAGCGTGCCTTTGGCCTTCAGCGTGATCAGCGCGGCATCGGCGTCACTCTTGTACCGATCCTTGATCGGGGCCTGCATCGCCCGCAATTCGGCAGCATCCATTTTTTATCCTTCGCTTTCTTATCCCTCCTCTTTCGAGGGAGAGAAACATCAATTCGGCGCCAGCACGACACGTCCAATGACATGGCCATCTTTCAGGTCATGCAGGCTCTGGTTGACGCTGTCGAGCGGGCGAATTTGCACCGGCATGTAAGGCATCGGCGTTCGCTGCAAAAGAGCAATCAGTTCTTTCAGCTCCGGGAGGCTGCCCGTGTATGAGCCCTGAATCGTCATCGCCCGCATCGGGATATACGGCGTCGGGATCGTAATCTCCCCGCCGAACAAACCAACGACGACCAGATGACCGCCCTTGGTCAGAAGATCGCTGCCGAGCTTCACCGTCGCACCGGAGCCGACAAAATCCACCACCGCCCAGATGCGCCCATTCACCAACGCCTGGATCTGTGCCGCGGCGTCGGGTGCATTGGTATCGACAGTCGCCAGTGCTCCCGCTTGCATCGCCGCATCACGCTTGTCAGCATCGATATCGACCACAATTGCTCCCCGCGCCTGCATGGCACGAAGGATGGCCAGGCCCATCAGGCCGACGCCACCAGCCCCGATCAGAACCAGCGGCTCGCTTTTGAGAAGGTCGCCGAATTTCTTCAGCGCGCCATAGGCTGTCACGCCGGAACAGGCCAAAGGCGCCGCCTGTTCGCGCGGGATATCGCCATAGTCGATCAGATAACGCGGATGCGGCACCATGATATGATCGGCAAAGCCGCCCGGCCGGAACGCGCCGACAAATTGCGGCTTGAGGCAAAGCTGTTCGTCCCCGCGCTGGCAGACCGCGCATTCACCGCAGCCGATCCATGGATAGACCAGCCGCTCGTCGCCGACTGACACACCTTTGGCATCCGGTCCGATGGCGACGACCTTGCCGACATTCTCGTGTCCCAGCGTGATCGGCAGTTTCAAGCCGCGATCGGCAAGACGCATGACCTTGCCGCCGCCGATGTCATATTCACCTTCCCAGAAGTGAATGTCGCTATGGCAGATACCGGCAGCCGTGACCTGCAGCAGCACTTCGCTGCCGACCGGTTGCGGGGTTTGCTCCTCACGCAGTTGCAGCGGCGCGCCGCATTCACAGACCTGGTAGGATTTCATGGCACCCTCATCCGTCATGCCCGGCACTGACGATATTGAGATTGCTCGATGGTGTCACCACCACATTGCCGCGCCGTCTTCGGACTTGATGGTTCGATCATCGATACTGATGGCACGACCGAGGGACCGATCGAGCGCCGCCAAAACACGTCGCTTCACGTGATCAAAAGCCGCCGATTGACGGTCCCGCGGACGTGGCAAATCGGCCTCGATTTCCTCGAACAAACGCCCTGGACGCGGCCTCATGACGACGATGCGATCGGCGAGAACAATGGCTTCCTCGACATCATGCGTGACGAGGACCAGCGTCGGTTTGGAATCCGCCCAGAGGTCGAGCAAATGGTCCTGCAGATCCGTGCGGGTGAAAGCATCGAGCGCCGAAAATGGCTCGTCGAGCAGCAGCACTTCGGGCTGTGGCACCAAAGCGCGCGCGATGGCGACACGCTGCGCCTGACCGCCTGACAATTCGCGCGGCCAGACACCCGCCTTGTCGGTGAGGCCGACGCGATCCAGCGCGCGCGCAACGCGTTCCTTGCGTTCAGTTGCCGGCAGATGCGCAAGACCGAAGCCGACATTCTCCGCAACCGTCAGCCACGGCAGCAGCCGCGGCTCCTGAAAGATGATGCCTATCTTCTCATGCGGCTGCGTGATGACTTCGTCGTCGAGATGCACGAGGCCCTTTGTCGGCCGGTCGAGACCTGAGATCGCACGGAGCAAGGTGGACTTACCGCAACCGGAGCCGCCGACAATGGCGACGATCTCGCCCGGCGCGACGTCGAGCGTGAATTCTTCAAGCGCCCGGACATTGTTGGGATAGACTTTTGTGACACGCGCGAGCGACAGCACGATCAGGCCTCCTGCCGCGCATGAAAGCGATCTTCCCAGCGCAGGAACGGTGCGGTGCCTGCGGTGAGCAGCCAGTCGGTTGTCTTGCCGAGAATCGCAAAGACAATGATTGCAGCGACGATCTGCGCCGGCTTACCGAGCTGCTGACCATCGATCAAAAGATAACCAAGGCCCTCGGAGGCTCCCATGAATTCGGCGGCGACAACGAACATCCAGCCAAGCCCAAGACCCGAGCGCAGCGACACCACATAAGCCGGCATCACGGCAGGCAAGAGAATGCGCCGCACCAGCGCGGGTCCGGAGAGACGAAAGGCGCGGCCGACTTCGACGATCTTGCGGTCGACCGACAGGATCGCACCCATCACGCCGAGATAAACCGGAAAGAAAACACCGACGGCAATCAGCGTCACCTTCGATGCTTCGAAGATGCCGAGCCACAGGATGAAGAGCGGCACCCAGGCAATCGAGGGAATAGCGCGCAACGCCTGCAATGTCGGATCGATGACCGTGCGGGTCAGCGCCGAATAGCCGGCGATGGCGCCAAACAGCGTGCCGGCGGCGACACCAAGCCCGAAGCCTGCGACGACGCGGAGAATGGTGGCCTGCGCGTGACGCCAAAGCTCGCCGGTTTTCGCAAGCTCCCACAAGGTGACAGCGATCACCGATGGCGGCGGCACCAGCCGGCCATCGGAAAATCCGAGATAGACCGCCAATTCCCACAACGCCGCAATGCCGAGCGGCAAAACGAGGCCCAGCAACGGATTGCGAAACCATGGCCGGCGCGCACGTGGTTCAGATGCGA
The genomic region above belongs to Pseudorhodoplanes sinuspersici and contains:
- a CDS encoding OsmC family protein translates to MDAAELRAMQAPIKDRYKSDADAALITLKAKGTLDDTNIACKVETGRALAIAGLHPATGGSGMELCSGDMLLEALVACAGVTLKAVATALDIPLKSGRVSAEGDLDFRGTLGVAKDAPVGFREIRLTFDVDTDAPQEKLDQLLKLTERYCVVYQTIKAGPSVAVSLKRG
- a CDS encoding amidohydrolase family protein yields the protein MRIDAFNHFFPKKYFEALQNSGLPDIGKRSTNIPAIYDLDVRRKIIDSFPDYKQILSLAAPTLEQLSKGDPDLAVEYAKIGNDGMAELCEKYPDHFAGFIAQAPLTARDAGVGETERAIKELGACGAQIYTNVNGKPVDRPEFRPFFAAMEKLDKPIWTHPARAANFPDYLDEKKSLYEIWWAFGWAYETAAMMARLVFSKIMDDHPDLKVVVHHFGSIVPTLEGRVGPGWDQLGTRTSDEDYGALLKSLKKRPLDYFKHSFYPDTATFTSEGAMKLGFGFFDFDKVIFASDCPFDPEKGTMYIRETIRILDDYGMPKADLDKVYYKNLERITGKTFVK
- a CDS encoding ABC transporter ATP-binding protein, giving the protein MLSLARVTKVYPNNVRALEEFTLDVAPGEIVAIVGGSGCGKSTLLRAISGLDRPTKGLVHLDDEVITQPHEKIGIIFQEPRLLPWLTVAENVGFGLAHLPATERKERVARALDRVGLTDKAGVWPRELSGGQAQRVAIARALVPQPEVLLLDEPFSALDAFTRTDLQDHLLDLWADSKPTLVLVTHDVEEAIVLADRIVVMRPRPGRLFEEIEADLPRPRDRQSAAFDHVKRRVLAALDRSLGRAISIDDRTIKSEDGAAMWW
- a CDS encoding thiamine pyrophosphate-requiring protein is translated as MSATSTSRTETREPIAAEIFLKTLSDHGVDYLFANPGTDFPAIVEAFTRARTSNAKFPQPVLVPHENLAVAMAHGAYLMNGRPQAVMVHVNVGTGNTINNITNLSRDRAPVILAAGRTPFTEKGEFGSRTRSIHWAQEMFDQAGMLRELVKWDYELKMPEQVADVTARAYEMAMTSPRGPVYLVLPREPISASVPADLATAPRQLPAPAYPDPRAIETLAEMIATSQSPLIITSSEGDPRAVAALSKLAERYALPVVAHNARVVTLPTHHPMLVGFDSGPLVPEADLIINAECDAPWYPAFDKMKGDCKVAHIGEDPVYQRYPMRSFQSDLSIGSRSGIVFEALDKALEKHLPSMAAGIEARRKKAAERIKARQERVAKEAKGAPDKITPQYLSHCIGEAFGSDAVIFNEYPLSIEHCGREKPETFFGLGPAGGLGWGLGAAIGAKLAAPEKLIVATLGDGSYMFSNPTVCHWVQDKFKLPVLSIIFNNSRYGAVRKATLSMFKDGAAGEDDGRFLADLDPSPPFDEFVTAQGGYGERVERPEDVPAALLRARDAVMKEGRQALLNVITPY
- the mutS gene encoding DNA mismatch repair protein MutS produces the protein MDAQHRPPQPPAGENARVTPMMEQFIEIKAANPDCLLFYRMGDFYELFFEDAEIASRALGIVLTKRGKHLGNDIPMCGVPVERSDEYLHRLIALGHRVAVCEQLEDPAEAKKRGGKSVVQRGVVRLVTPGTLTEDTLLDAKRNNYLLALASTRPSSDTEYRRFALAWIDISTGEFRVTECDNGSLSAEIARIDPGEIVVSDALYSDEDISPLLRQFEHVMPLTRDVFDGATAERRLSDYFSVATTESFGSLSRVELTAAAACVTYVERTQFGKRPPLSPPLRESAGASLAIDAATRANLELLRTLSGERRGSLFSAIDRTVTSAGSRLLAQHLAAPLTDPDAISHRLDAVEFFTSDPPIRSDIRDQLKAAPDLARALTRLVVGRGGPRDLAAIRDGLAASDALGSRLSKMPDMPADLARAANGLRQPSQSLLHDLSAALADELPAFKRDGGFIRSGYDTALDETRALRDQSRKVIAELQARYADETGLKALKIKHNNVLGYFVEVTAQHGEKLMAPPLNARFIHRQTLAGQVRFTTTELGELEAKIVSAADRVLGLELEIFERLTRDITSDGDNIKAAAEALATLDIASGLATLAVERDYTRPHIDRSLVFTIDGGRHPVVEQSISEPFIANDCDLSPPPHAGDGATGAGRIWLLTGPNMAGKSTFLRQNALIAILAQMGSFVPARQARIGVIDRLFSRVGAADDLARGRSTFMVEMVETAAILNQASERSLVILDEIGRGTATFDGLSIAWASVEHLHEVNRCRSLFATHFHELTALAAKMPRIHNATMRVKEWQGDVVFLHEVMAGAADRSYGIQVAKLAGLPASVIERAKVVLAELEADDRGKPALRGFEDLPLFQAVKQAQPPAQDDAPSAVIAALNALHPDEMSPRQAMDALYALKQTLADKTK
- a CDS encoding alcohol dehydrogenase, encoding MKSYQVCECGAPLQLREEQTPQPVGSEVLLQVTAAGICHSDIHFWEGEYDIGGGKVMRLADRGLKLPITLGHENVGKVVAIGPDAKGVSVGDERLVYPWIGCGECAVCQRGDEQLCLKPQFVGAFRPGGFADHIMVPHPRYLIDYGDIPREQAAPLACSGVTAYGALKKFGDLLKSEPLVLIGAGGVGLMGLAILRAMQARGAIVVDIDADKRDAAMQAGALATVDTNAPDAAAQIQALVNGRIWAVVDFVGSGATVKLGSDLLTKGGHLVVVGLFGGEITIPTPYIPMRAMTIQGSYTGSLPELKELIALLQRTPMPYMPVQIRPLDSVNQSLHDLKDGHVIGRVVLAPN
- a CDS encoding ABC transporter permease; this encodes MTFPTAQQTDSVASEPRARRPWFRNPLLGLVLPLGIAALWELAVYLGFSDGRLVPPPSVIAVTLWELAKTGELWRHAQATILRVVAGFGLGVAAGTLFGAIAGYSALTRTVIDPTLQALRAIPSIAWVPLFILWLGIFEASKVTLIAVGVFFPVYLGVMGAILSVDRKIVEVGRAFRLSGPALVRRILLPAVMPAYVVSLRSGLGLGWMFVVAAEFMGASEGLGYLLIDGQQLGKPAQIVAAIIVFAILGKTTDWLLTAGTAPFLRWEDRFHARQEA